Proteins encoded within one genomic window of Eleutherodactylus coqui strain aEleCoq1 chromosome 1, aEleCoq1.hap1, whole genome shotgun sequence:
- the LOC136584275 gene encoding G-protein coupled receptor 84-like, which yields MNDSITNATDPFSCYHPSIVDYRYFGVTWGIIVSLVGTVGNVLTVIAYALDKKLQTRFNLLIINLTVADILYCTFLQPFSVDSYLHLHWRSGAFFCRIFGMLLFVSNSVSIINLCLIAVSRYILITNNKLFDRIFCKWGSTLILLATWVAGFASFAPLWPVYVLVPKVCTCSFDRIKGRPYTTILMGFYFVVGLSCVGVFYLLIHLKVKSASKALDQYKLANTKTTKTKASSTNSGLNNKFHEAEDSGVDTAASSEIISEHLSSSKTTVTSHSTDQIRSAPATVPQPKDSGSDFKKVTRMCFVVFLFFVISYIPFLLLNIFDAKNAAPQVLHMIAANLTWLNSCINPILYAAMNRQFRDGYKRVVLLIINKFRRT from the coding sequence ATGAATGATTCCATAACAAATGCTACAGATCCCTTCTCCTGCTATCACCCATCTATTGTGGATTACCGTTACTTCGGTGTGACATGGGGTATAATCGTATCTTTGGTGGGTACAGTTGGCAATGTGTTGACAGTAATTGCCTATGCACTAGATAAAAAACTGCAGACCCGTTTCAATCTACTCATCATCAATCTAACTGTGGCGGACATCTTGTACTGTACGTTCCTACAGCCATTCTCTGTGGACTCCTATCTACACCTTCATTGGAGGAGTGGAGCTTTCTTCTGCCGCATCTTTGGGATGCTATTGTTTGTTTCTAATTCAGTATCCATCATAAATCTGTGCCTCATTGCCGTCAGCCGTTACATTCTCATCACCAACAATAAACTCTTTGACCGTATTTTTTGCAAGTGGGGTTCAACATTAATTCTCCTGGCCACCTGGGTGGCAGGATTTGCTAGCTTTGCACCACTTTGGCCAGTCTATGTATTAGTCCCTAAAGTTTGTACATGCAGCTTTGATCGTATAAAAGGAAGACCTTATACCACCATTCTAATGGGCTTTTACTTCGTGGTGGGTCTAAGCTGTGTTGGTGTCTTCTATTTACTCATCCATCTGAAAGTTAAATCTGCCTCCAAGGCTTTGGACCAGTACAAACTTGCCAACACCAAAACCACAAAGACAAAAGCTTCCAGTACTAACTCCGGTCTAAACAACAAATTTCATGAGGCGGAAGACAGTGGTGTAGACACGGCAGCTTCAAGTGAGATCATCTCGGAACATTTAAGTTCTTCAAAAACTACAGTGACTTCCCATTCTACTGATCAGATTAGATCAGCCCCCGCCACAGTGCCTCAACCAAAGGACTCTGGTTCAGATTTCAAAAAGGTCACCCGTATGTGCTTTGTGGTTTTTCTCTTCTTTGTGATCAGTTATATTCCTTTCTTACTGCTCAACATTTTTGATGCCAAAAACGCAGCACCCCAAGTTCTTCACATGATCGCGGCAAATCTCACATGGCTAAATAGCTGCATCAATCCCATATTGTATGCGGCCATGAACCGACAATTTCGTGATGGTTACAAAAGAGTTGTTCTTCTAATCATTAACAAATTCAGAAGAACATAA